The following coding sequences are from one Clostridioides difficile ATCC 9689 = DSM 1296 window:
- a CDS encoding sigma-54 interaction domain-containing protein, whose amino-acid sequence MKQMELAIVSLKKDAGEIYENQIRQFLGDNLKINLYSFEEGNLKFFKEKLILLSAYLKYDEIVKLSHYDAQIIVPKLTFEKNSIDMISKLEKDKIIYVYNLSKDMAIETISLIHRLGIDNINILPCYPEIEFTPTDAVILTPGEKILPKFKNCEVIDLKYRIIDLSCIVEIATKTKLKHLIKDDLIKKYVEKIIPTSYSTGELLLDANKFERQFDLLLSIIDDGIICTNNDGIIQFYNHMARKILSINANEMIDSFVGDCIKDINFQSILTNKTPFFEKLIKINHIDINLEIKHIQLNVFDGFILKMTKFSQLEKKQAKLRAQLVNSGNISKYTFDDILGSSIQTINTKKIANKMAQSNSSILIIGESGTGKELFAQSIHSASRRKDGPFVAVNCSTFQENLLQSELFGYDEGAFTGAKKGGKIGLFELANNGTIFLDEIGEMDLNSQSKLLRVIQEKQVRRIGSNNVIDIDVRIIAATNRNLKELVSKNMFRRDLYFRLNVLPLKIHPLRERPADIFEIFGSLKYDIPCNFILSEEVKEIFKMYRWEGNVRELRNLGEYFCYLEKDIIEICDLPEYILDTIDSNYSRTVCNKVSDNIKKYQFNIGKDKNIMEYDYNFKKSLDEYIFILDNLKKAYDLKERIGRKSLCKIALEENRFLTEQQIRNMLLELQDFGLVDILIGRGGSIITSKGVEFLKNINRSNKLNS is encoded by the coding sequence ATGAAACAAATGGAATTAGCTATTGTAAGTTTAAAAAAAGACGCTGGAGAAATTTATGAAAATCAAATAAGGCAATTCTTAGGTGATAATCTAAAGATAAATTTATACTCATTTGAAGAGGGAAATTTAAAGTTTTTTAAAGAAAAACTTATACTCCTATCTGCTTATTTAAAATATGATGAAATAGTAAAATTATCTCACTATGATGCTCAAATCATTGTTCCCAAGTTGACATTTGAAAAGAACAGTATTGATATGATATCCAAATTAGAAAAAGATAAAATTATTTATGTATATAACTTAAGTAAAGATATGGCAATAGAAACAATTTCTTTAATACATAGATTAGGAATAGACAATATAAATATCCTGCCCTGCTATCCAGAGATTGAGTTTACTCCCACAGATGCTGTAATCCTAACTCCTGGCGAAAAAATCTTGCCTAAGTTTAAAAATTGTGAAGTTATAGATTTAAAATACAGAATAATAGATTTAAGTTGTATTGTTGAAATTGCTACAAAAACCAAATTAAAACATCTAATAAAAGATGACCTAATAAAAAAATACGTAGAAAAAATAATTCCTACAAGTTATAGTACAGGTGAGTTATTGTTAGATGCAAATAAGTTTGAAAGACAATTTGATTTGTTACTATCTATAATTGATGATGGAATTATATGCACAAATAACGATGGAATAATTCAATTCTATAATCATATGGCTAGAAAAATTTTGTCTATAAATGCAAATGAAATGATTGACTCATTTGTTGGTGATTGCATAAAAGACATCAATTTTCAAAGCATATTGACCAATAAAACTCCATTTTTTGAGAAATTGATTAAAATAAATCATATTGATATAAATTTAGAGATTAAACATATACAATTAAATGTATTTGATGGATTTATACTAAAGATGACAAAGTTTTCTCAATTAGAAAAAAAGCAAGCTAAATTAAGAGCACAACTAGTAAACTCTGGTAATATCAGTAAATACACATTTGATGACATATTAGGTTCTAGTATACAAACTATTAATACAAAAAAAATTGCTAATAAAATGGCTCAATCAAATTCATCTATCCTTATAATTGGTGAAAGTGGTACTGGTAAAGAATTATTTGCTCAATCCATTCATAGTGCTTCTAGGAGAAAAGATGGTCCTTTTGTCGCAGTAAATTGTAGTACTTTTCAAGAAAATCTACTGCAAAGTGAATTATTTGGCTATGATGAAGGGGCTTTTACTGGTGCTAAAAAAGGTGGGAAAATTGGTTTATTTGAATTAGCCAACAATGGAACTATATTTTTAGACGAAATTGGAGAAATGGATTTAAATTCTCAATCTAAATTACTTAGAGTCATACAAGAAAAACAAGTACGACGTATTGGTTCTAATAATGTCATTGACATTGATGTAAGAATAATTGCAGCTACTAATAGAAATTTAAAAGAACTTGTATCTAAAAATATGTTTAGAAGAGATTTATATTTTAGGTTGAATGTTCTTCCCCTTAAAATACATCCACTTAGGGAAAGACCTGCTGATATATTTGAAATTTTTGGTTCATTAAAATATGATATTCCATGTAATTTTATTCTAAGTGAGGAAGTAAAAGAAATCTTTAAAATGTATAGATGGGAAGGAAATGTAAGAGAATTAAGAAACTTAGGAGAATACTTCTGTTACTTGGAAAAAGATATTATAGAAATATGTGATTTACCTGAATATATATTGGATACTATAGATTCAAATTATAGTAGAACCGTTTGTAATAAAGTAAGTGATAATATAAAAAAGTATCAATTCAACATTGGCAAAGACAAAAACATCATGGAATACGACTATAATTTTAAAAAGTCACTAGATGAATACATATTTATATTGGATAATTTAAAAAAGGCTTATGATTTAAAAGAAAGAATAGGTAGAAAAAGCTTATGTAAAATAGCTTTAGAGGAAAATAGATTTTTGACAGAACAACAGATTAGAAATATGCTTTTAGAACTACAAGACTTTGGGCTTGTAGACATACTTATTGGTCGTGGAGGTTCAATTATAACATCAAAAGGAGTAGAATTTCTAAAAAATATAAATAGGTCTAACAAGTTAAACAGTTAA